Proteins encoded in a region of the Vicia villosa cultivar HV-30 ecotype Madison, WI linkage group LG5, Vvil1.0, whole genome shotgun sequence genome:
- the LOC131606010 gene encoding ethylene-responsive transcription factor 11-like: MEKWKNSTNEKENVEVTVKKQNHSTTQITHIKSQEVEIIDGVKLYLKDGEQKLTSTSKYKGVRLRWRRYSAEIRDPFAKKRIWLGTFDTEIQAATAYSRKMDEYEERKLVEITLLDDFTISLSCKEEGESCHNYDDPSNDDDNDNIGGGGGLNMMHLGAHDMSEIRP; the protein is encoded by the coding sequence ATGGAGAAATGGAAGAACTCAACCAACGAAAAAGAAAATGTAGAAGTAACGGTCAAAAAACAAAATCATTCAACAACTCAAATTACACACATCAAATCTCAAGAAGTTGAGATTATTGACGGGGTGAAGCTTTATCTCAAAGATGGTGAACAGAAATTAACTTCTACAAGTAAATATAAAGGTGTTCGACTTAGATGGAGAAGATACTCTGCTGAGATTCGAGATCCATTTGCAAAGAAAAGAATATGGCTAGGTACTTTTGATACTGAAATACAAGCTGCTACGGCTTATAGTCGAAAGATGGATGAGTATGAAGAAAGAAAGCTAGTTGAAATTACATTGTTGGATGATTTTACTATTAGTCTATCATGCAAGGAAGAGGGGGAATCGTGTCATAACTATGACGATCCATCTAATGATGATGACAACGACAAcattggtggtggtggtggtttaAATATGATGCACTTAGGTGCTCATGATATGTCAGAGATTCGACCTTAG
- the LOC131606009 gene encoding ethylene-responsive transcription factor 9-like, producing the protein MKKIEIIDGVKLYLKDGEQKLTSTSKYKGVRLRWRRFSAEIQDPLAKKRIWLGTFDTEIQAAMAYSQKMDEYEERKLAENTPLDDFIISPSCNEGGESCNDYDDLSDDDDDNDIGGGGSNQMQLGTHDMLEIQP; encoded by the coding sequence atgaaaaaaattgaGATTATTGACGGAGTAAAGCTATATCTCAAAGATGGTGAACAAAAATTGACTTCTACAAGTAAGTATAAAGGTGTTCGACTTAGATGGAGAAGATTCTCGGCTGAAATTcaagatccacttgcaaaaaaaAGAATATGGCTAGGTACTTTTGATACTGAAATACAAGCTGCAATGGCTTATAGTCAAAAGATGGACGAGTATGAAGAAAGGAAATTAGCTGAAAATACACCGTTGGATGACTTTATTATTAGTCCATCATGCAATGAAGGGGGAGAATCATGTAATGACTATGATGATCTATCTGATGATGATGACGACAACGACATTGGTGGTGGTGGTTCAAATCAGATGCAGTTGGGTACTCATGATATGTTAGAGATTCAACCTTAA